The Fervidicoccus fontis Kam940 DNA window TATTTCTATGTCGTCTATAAATGGATCAAGAGGAGGAACGATCACTTCGCTAGGACTCTTTCCTTCTATGAGAACATAGCGGAAGCGGCTGACATCCTGAAGTTCAAGAGAGCATACTCGATAAAGTCCAGGTTCAATGAGCTGAAGGAAGTCGACAGCAACACGAAGAGCGCTATAGCCAACGCGATCCTCATAATCGTGCCCTTCTACATCTTCTACGTGTTCCACTTCCTCAACAAGGATTTCTACAAGCACTCGGAGAAGGAGAAGCTGCTGCTGAGCGAGCTGTTCGATGAGATCAAGGAAAAAATCCCCTCTTTCACCAGGAAAGCTGAGGAGTTCGCCATTGTCCCAGACAGGAGCACGTTCCTGTACATAATCCTCTATTTGATATCTTCGGGGCTCTTTGGAATATACTGGGTCTACACTCTCACGAACGATCCGAACAAGCACTTCGAGAGCCACGAGCTGATCGAGAAAGAGCTCATCACGGCGCTGAGGGAGATTTCCTCAAAGCAGTAGATTTTTTCCTTCGAAATCTCCTTCGCAGGATGAATTCCAGGCTCCTTCTGTTCAACGCTGAAAAACTTCTGGACTTCAGTCACGGCTCGGCGATTTCACCATTGGGTGAAATGTGAGCTTTTCCGATATCAGCAAGGCTCTATGGTGCTCGGCGGCTTAGAAGTCACCGCATATGTAACCATCGTCACGTTCTCAACTGAGCTCGTGATCTTTTTGACCATCTCATCTAAGACTTCATAGGGCACTCTGAAATAGTCGGCTGTCATTCCATCCACGCTCTCCACGATCCTTATCGTCACTATGTAGCCGTGGCTCCTCGCATCGCCTTCACTCCAACCCATCTATCCTCTCCAACCGTGGTGAAGGTCTGCCAAACCCTCTCGTAGAGCCCGTGCTTCTTCAGAACATCCTCGACTATCTTGGAGGATCTTCTCACGACCTCCAGCTTTTCCCTCGTGAACCTTTCGATCACCTGCACCACGAGACCTGGACCTGGAAAGGGGTGACTCTCGATCAGGCTCTCGGGAAAAGTGTAGTTTCCGAAGGGCATATAGCTGAGAGATCATACAAGTTTTCACGATGGCTCTATTTACTCTAAAAATAATATCATCTTTTTTATCATGCTTTCAATGGATCGGTGCTGAAAGGGCAAAAACCAAGGCTGCTATCGATGGTATGAGAGCGCTCTTCAGCTTTCCCAGGGCGAGCTTCTCCGCAACTATGCCATAGGTTAAAGCGCTCACGTAAGCAATTGCGATCTGGCTCGGGAATAAGGTACCTCCGAGATTCAGCATCATTGCGCTCATTATCGGGGAAAAAAGAGAAGTCCCGAATACTATAGCTAAGACCTGTGTGAACTTTTTGAGTGAGCGCTCGCTCTCATGTATGAAATCAACGAGGAGCTGGAAGATGTTGGGATCGCAGTCCCCTGCGCTCTTGAAGAAATGCCTCGCCTCGTCCATGAAAACCACTATCCAGGGCTTCACACTCTTCCTCCTTTCCCTTTCCATCGTTTCGCCCCTGTAGAGGAGCAGGCTCCTCCAAACCCTCACGTGGTTCAGCATGTCCTCTGCGATTTCATCGACGCTCGAGGCGAAGACAGCTCTGAGCGTTGAGATGAATCCAGGGAGGCTGAGGATAAGGGCGATGAGAGAGAGCTCAAAAACTAGCCTTCTGAACTCCTGGGCATTGCCGTTGATCGCAAGGATCATCGCTGGAAGGAAGAGAAGGGACCCTGCAGAGAATGCGATTAGGTTCAGCGCTCTTTCCACATCCTTCCTGAAGATCACCCTCATTGCTAGAGGGTAATCGGGGATCATGCTGAGCAATAGTGGGAAAAATGCCAGAGCTCCCCAGGCGAACGCATATGTTGAGTTGGATGGAGCGTTCGATGAGCCTTCAGTCAGGCTGAAGCTCTGGAGAGCGAAGAATCCAGTGATCATGCTCGGAGCCATGCCCAAGAGTGCGATCAGAAGCAGAGCGAGCATGATCCTCGACTGGATGCTCTTTTCGAGCTCCACCTGAGCATTCTTCACCATATCATTTGCTCGATCTCTGAGCATGTACAGTGCAGTCCCCGAGCTCAAGCTGGAAGCGTATTCGTTCAGGAGCTGCCTCGCTCTTCCTCCCAAAATGTTCGAGATGTAGTGGAATGCTTCGTTGTTCCCGAACAATTCTGAAAGCTGGACGAACCTCTCTCCTATTGCCTTGATCCCCTTCATCGCCTTCGAATTAGCGGAGAACTTGAGGTACTCGGAGAGCTCCAGACCCGTCTTAGAAACAGAGGCTGAAGCGATCAGCAAAAAGGCGAATTCCTGCTCCACATTCTTCCTCAAGCTCTGTATCGAGAAGGCTGTGTTCAGGATTTTGAAGATGAGGAGCAGGGGTAACGCTAGAATGAGGAGAGCCGTCATCAGATCGATATTTCCAAAAGCGAGATAGAAAGCGAGGAGAAGCGCGGAGGAAAAGAGGGATGAATAGAAGGTTAGCCCAACTTCCTTCCTTGCATTCCTGTACTTCCTCAGATTTGGGTCGCTCACTGCTATCAAATGCATGTATTTCTCCTCAAGGCTCTTGAGCAAGCTCAAAGGGATCGACCTTCCAGGAGATTTTCGAACATCTTGCTTTCCTCCTCATCCTTCACCTTTCTGTTCAGGGCTTGGAAAGGCTTCTCCAACCTCATCTCGAGCTCCTCGATCTTCTCCGATCTCGAGATGAGCGTCTCGAGGGAGATTTCCATCCCGTCCTTATCCCTGTCCCAGATGGTCTTCGAAACTACATTCTGAGACAGCGGATCGTACTTCAGCTCTGCCAAGAGCTTGAGCTGTCTCCTCGGTTTATCTCCGAAGCCCATTATTGCGACGAAATGGAACATGCCAACTTGAGATGGAGCTAGGTTTATCGGAGGGCTCATGAGCCTCGTGGAGACTTCTTCAGGGGAAGAACCGTGGAAGCTAGTCAGAGCTCCCAATCCCACCATCATGGCTTGCGCTAAAACTCGTGCTTCCTGCCCCCTCGTCTCCCCAACTACAATCAACCTCGTTCCTGAAGCCCTGAGAGAAGCTTTTGCTAGATCGAATAGATCCACCTTCACCGAACCGAGCTCGAAGGTAGTATAGCGTGTCCATGGGGATCCTTGAGGAGGATCGATCTCGCCAGTGTCCTCTATGACCATGACCTTCCATGTTTTTGGAACGGAATGGTAGAGTAGGGAACGCATGACCGTAGTTTTCCCAGAGCCTGGAGGTCCTGCAACTATGACAGATCCCCTGGCATTGAGGACGAGCCTCAGCAGCTCAGCAACTGCTCTTGGCATGACCTTCATCTCTATGTACTGCTCGATGCTCGGAGGCATAGGGAGTCTCTTCCTGATGACGATCTCTGGTCTCTGATGGGAGACCGTTGGGAAGACGAGGTGGACTCTGTGTCCTCCGTCCTTTGGGGGGAGCTGCGAATCTAGGATGGGGTTGGAAGTCGATATGAAAGTATTGCACTTCGTTGCTATGACCTGCTGCATCATGACAATTTCTTCGTTTGAATTGAAAATGATATTCGTGGGGACGAAGTCCTGCTCAGGCCTGAGCATTTCAACGAGAGAATGCCTCACCCATATTTGCCCAGGTCCTTCAACGCTCAAGTCCAAGATATAGGGATCATCGAGGATGGCTTGCAACTTCCCGTAGCCAACGGCGTTCCTCAGCACATAGATAGCATCGGGGATCCTCTCCCTCTCTATCTTCAATACTGCAGAGATGATATCTGCAATGTCGTTCCCCCTCTTCATCAGCAGGATAATTTCCTCCAGCTTCTCTTCAATTCTCTGCCTTAGATCCTCGACGTTCTTCAGGGGCTTCACTACATAAGCGAAGTTGCTCCCGCTCTCGACGATGCTGACTCTGAAAGCGCCAATGTCGTAGCTGGAGACTGAGTTCCCCGCGATCTCGGGGAAGCTATGGGAGGAGCTCAGGAGCCTCAGCTTCTTCTCCCTCTTCTCGAAGAACTCTTTCAGCTTCCCAAAGAGCTCTGAGCCCCTTGTCCTCTCTTCCAAAGCTTCCCCCCGTATAGAAGAAGGATTTTAAAAAATGTTGGGTTCTGAGAGGGTCTTTCCATGCAGAGAAGCTCCTCAACCTCCCCCTATTGCAGTTATCCACTGAGACTGCAATGAAATTGGTTCCTGGACCCGGACGTTGATCTGCTTCACAGCCACCCCGCTCCCAGCATTGACAGTTATCACGTAGATCTGGTCGCTCTTCGCTGATATCGTGTTAGGAAGAGCGGGGGTTATCCCCGTTGCAGAGAAGGAAAGAGCTGTACCGTTGCTCAGAATTACCTGGACCTGGTTCACGGCGAGGTTGCCCTGCAGGTTGTTCCTGACGTCCAGAGAGATGACATATCCGCTGAAGGTCGTTTGGACGCTGTAGCTAGCTGTAGCCATATCTATGTTAGTCATCCTGCTTTGTTGCGTTGACAGCCACCCCCTCAGTGCGAATACGGCAACGACAGCGATGAGGAGCAGGGCCATTACGGAAACGATCTCGCTGATTCCCCTCTCCTTTCCTTTCCTCGACCTTCTCTCACCCTTTTCCTCTGGAATACCTTCGCCTTCCTGGGACATTCTATTCCCCATAGATATAACAGCTGGTTTATAAAGCGTCAAGATATGAGGCCTGCTATCAGGGCTGAGTAGAAAGCCATTATTAATGCCCCGATTATAGCCCCTATCAAGAGCTTCTTCCCGCTCTCCGTGTTTCCCAAGACGAAGTGAATTGCCCCTGCTATAAAGCCCCCTGCAACAGCTATCCACCCAAGCCACATCAACCAGCTCAGCAAAGTCTGTATCGCTCCCGAGATGCCGGGAGGAGGAGAAGGTGTTATGCTTATGGGAACTGTTTCAGCTTTTGCCTCCATTCCAAAAAGAGAAGCAATGAAAGCATATATGCCTTTTCCGGGCATTTCATCCCCCAAAAAATGGGGGAGCATTTAAAAAGTGACGTCCAAGGACCTTCGATCTTTTCAGAAATTAGAACATTCAACGAGATAGAGCAGTTTCGAACTTTCGTGGGGGCAAAAAAAGTCTAACTAATATATGCGATAGCGGAAAATCATGTTATTGAGACTCCCCCATCCACTACTACGACGCTCCCAGTCATGTAGGAAGATTCTTCGGAGGCGAGGAATGCTGCTACATTGGCGATCTCTTCGGGGTTCGAAACCTCGCTAGCACCACCCTCTGTGAGTTCAGTTTTTTGAACTCCTCCGGAGTCATCATGAGGTTCTTGGCTGCCCTCTCTATCATCGGGGTGTCCACCCATCCTGGAGCGATCGCGTTCACTCTTATCTTCAATTTTCCAAGCTCAATAGCAGAGACCATCGTGAACATTATGACTCCAGCCTTTGAGACGCTGTAGGCATCGCTCCAGCCAGCGGTTTTGAGCCCCGCCATGGATGCAATGTTTATGATCGATCCCCCACCCCTCTTCGCCATATGGGGCACCGTGTACTTCGTTATGAGCCAGACTCCCTTCAAGTTTACGTCCAGGACTCTGTCGTACTCCTCGGAAGTAAGATCGAGGAGAGATTTGTTGGGAGGCTCAATGCCCGCGTTGTTCACCAATACATCTATTCCCCCGACCACCTCGATTGCCTTCTCTAGGCCCCTCTTCACGCTCTCTTCATTGGGAGACATCTACCTTGAAGAAGTGAGCATTCCCTCCCTCATCGTTAATTTGCTTGGCTACCGAAGATCCGCTCTGCTCCGAGACATCGAATATTATGACCGTGGAGCCCATAGAGGAGAGCTTTTCCGCAATAGCTTTCCCTATTCCACTCCCTCCCCCGGTGACGAGGGAGATCTTATTCTTTAATGACAAGTAAGTCACCAAACATAATATAGGGTAACTTTCAATAAAAATGTTTTGTATTTATTTAGCTTGAAATAAAGAGCCAAGGTCATGTTTTAGTAGATAGTTAAGCGCTCGGCTTTCAAGGATATATGGAGATTTTCCTTGAAGTGGGTTCTTCTTCATTATTTTAAAAATTGAGGAAGTAGATTTTGTGATTTGGTGCCTCTACAGAGCGCATTTTTATGTGGGAAAAGGTCAGTTTCAGATAGCTATTAGATATCTATTATTTTTTGCTAGCAAAAATACATGGTCGTGAAACTAGTGGGGTTCTCTATGTCGATGGAATTTTGAGCTCCCCACGAAATTTACCGTATACCGAAATATTTAGTTTTTTTTAAAAAAAGCCAGACTGAGAGTCCGTTGGGTGCGATGAAGATCGCTACATAGCTATAGAATTGTCCGGAGCTCCAAGCGTGATTTCCATTGGCCGTTAAGTACTCATTGACCTCGAAAAGAGCGTGGTAACAACTGTGGGAGGAAAAGAGCTTCGCTCTAAATCTTTGCCAAGGGAAGTGATAGAGATAATAGAAGCTGGAGGTTTGATAGAAAAGCTGAAGAAAGAGCTCGTCTCCTAAACTTTTTTCCAGTTTATATCAGCAGGTTCCATTTAGGAAAAATCTTTGGTCTTCAAAAGGGAGAAGGATCCTCCTAGTGATTATAAAAAGTGCATAGTGAAGAGTTTTTCCGGAGAAAATCTCTGAACATCATGAAGAAAGGAGCTCGGCTGTAAATTAATAAGGGTGTTCGCATAATATTTTCCAAGTTCATGGGAATACTGGGATGTAGCTCTGTTTGGCATAGCGGCAGGCTCAAAGCTATCAGAGGTGCTTCTGGATGATCCAGGTATTGATATCCTACTGGCTCGCCATCTTCATCGCCGTGTCATTGCTAGGGTACGAGCTCAGTAGGCTCTTGAAGAAGATGGTATTGGAATGGAACTTCGAACCTCCAAAACTCTTGAAGAAAGTTTTCGATGTGCTCGACATCATCGGGCTGGGATCCTCCTCGGAGAAGTCCTTCCTCAAATACATCGCCGATGCCTTCCTGCTCAACTTCATTTTAATAGCCATAGACACGATTATGCTCATGAAGCAGAGCCTGTTCTTTGGGGGACCCGATCTCCCTTGGGACTTGGCTTTGAACACGGCAGTTTCATTTGTCACGAACACGAACCTGCAGCACTACGCTGGGGAGATATCCCTCACGAATATGGCCCAGTGCGTTGTCATAGGGACAACGATGTTCATAGCTCCTGCGACTGGAATAGCCGTTTCCTTGGCTTTCATGCGATCCCTCAAGGGGCTCCAGGCCGGCAATTTCTACCGAGACCTGGTCATGGTCACCTTTTTCCTCCTTCTCCCCATCTCCATCATCGCTGCCGTGATTTTAGCTTCCCTCGGTGTGCCGCAGACATTCGAGGACCATGTGGCATTCGAAAACCCCTACGCGGGCTCATTCATCATGAGGCTGGGCCCGATCGCTTCATTTGAAGCAATAAAGCTTCTCGGGACAAATGGAGGAGGATTCTTCGGTGCCAACTCGGCTCACCCCTTCGAGAACCCAAATGGTCTGTCGAACTTCATCGAATCTGTCCTCATGCTGCTCATACCGACGAGTCTGCTCTTCACGTTCGGGAGGATATTCGGGAAGAAGAGAGGGCTCTCCATGTTCGCCATCGCCTATGCTTTGGCCTTCATGATTATAGGCGTCGCCGTGATGAACAGGGTCCCAGCTCTCTCCTATCTCGCAGAACCCCGCCTAGGATATGAAGGGGCACTAGCTTTCAACACAGCCTCCCTCCTCTCCGATACAGGAGCGACCGCATCTAGCCTCTTCGCCATGAGACCCTCAGCCATCGCCTCATTCCTCATAGCGATGTTCATCCAGTCTGTGCCCGGAGCTGATGGGGTTGGACTGCTCTACCTTCTGGTCTATATCTTCATAATAATATTCATAGGATCCCTCATGATAGGGAAGACGCCAAAGTTCCTCAACATGGGGATATCTCCGAAAGTCGTAAAGTATTCTACTATCGTATTCCTCATCCACCCTACCATCATACTCGTCCCAACTGCCATCGCTCTCCTCACGAAGCAGTACCTTTCTTTCGCCTCATCTCTGAACCCCCAAGTCTACACGATGGTGCTCTATGAGTTCACCTCAGCTGCAGCAAACAATGGCTCCGGCTATTTAGGCACGATGGGAAACACAGCCTTCTGGAACGTTTCGACAGCCATCGTCATGTTCCTCGGGAGGTATTTGCCGCTAGGGCTCTTCCTCCTCATCGCCCAAGATCTGCACAGATGCAAGAGGGGGGTAGCAGATGAGCCTGTTAAGACCCAGGGCGGTCTCTTCATAGTTTTCTCCGTTGTGATGATAATCATTCTGACTGCGCTGACCTTCTTCCCGTTCATCGTCATAGGTCCAATGCTCATGGGTGGTTGACATGAAGAAGTTCGATGTTAACTGGAATACTGTGCTCCTGGACTCCGTCAAGAGGCTCAGCCCTCTCTACCTCCTCGGAAAGAGCCCCATAATGTTCATTGTGGAGCTGGGGGCCATCTTCGAGCTACCGCTCCTCTTATCGCCTTCGAAGCAGTTCAGCGCGTGGTTCTACCTTGCTGTGTTCATCATTCTATTCATGACCGTCTGGTTCTCGACATTCTCCGAGTCCCTCTCCGAGCAGGAGGCTAAAGCCAGGGTAGACTACCTGAAGCAGTTCGAGGAGATCGTTATTGCCCACAAGCTCGTGGGGGAAAAGAGAGTTGATGTGAGGTCGAGCGAGCTGAAGATGGGGGACTACGTGGTGGTGGAGCAGAACGAAGTTATTCCTCAGGACGGCTTCGTGGTCGAGGGTGAAGCTTCTGTGGACGAGTCGATGCTCACTGGGGAATCGGAGCCCGTCTTCAAGGGAAAGGGAGACAAGGTCATCTCTGGCACAAAGGTAGTTGCAGGGAGGATAGTCGTTGAAGTCGCTGCGGAGCCCGGAAAGAGCTACTTGGACAAGATGATAGCGCTCATAGCCGGGGCGAAGAGGAGCAGGATGCAGAGCGAGGTCATGCTCTCCATTCTCCTTCTCGGGCTCTCCCTCATATTCCTAATCGTAGTCTCATCCCTCTACTTCATCTTGGGATCCTTCGGTTCCTACCCGGAATCCTCCCTCATGATATCCCTTCTCGTTGCTCTGATGCCCACCACTATAGGGGGACTCCTCCCAGCGATCGGCATATCTGGAGTTCTCAGGCTAGCTGAACACAACATTATAGCTAAGTCCGGAAGAGCAGTTGAAGCTGCGGGGGATGCCGACGTTGTGATCTTCGACAAGACTGGCACGATAACTGAGGGGTCGAGGAGTGCAGTTGAGTTCATCCCCCTCGACGGCTTCACGGAGAGAGATGTAGCCATTGTAGCTTACCTCTCAGCCATAGGGGACTCGACCCATGAGGCCAAGTCCATAATCCAGCTGGCCGAGGAGAAGGGAGGGATACCCGCTAAGTTTCTTATGGAGGAAGCGAAGGTAGCTTCGAAGGTTCTCTACACCCCGAGCAGAAGGTACAGCAGCATAACGCTATCTTGGAAGGGGAGCAAGAATCAGCTGAGTCCCCAGGAGATATCGTCGCTGAGCAGGATAGAGAAAAAGATGCTGGTCATGAGGGATTTCGGTGAAGATGTCACTATAATAAAGGGAGCTCCAGACGCCGTGCTCAAGCTGCTCAACATAGATAGGGATCCTGTGGTCGAGGACATCATAAAGAGGGTGGGGGCGAGGGGGGACACCCCGATACTGATTGCCCTCAACGACAGGCTCATAGGTTTCGCGGTGCTGAGGGACAAGCTGAAGAAGGGGATAAAGGAGAGGATAAGGGAGCTGAACCTGATGGGGATAAAGACAATCATGATAACTGGGGATAATCCATATACAGCTGCGAACGTAGCAAATGAGGCGGGGATAGAGGGCTTCTACGCCCAGGCCAAGCCGGAGGACAAGCTCATGCTCGTAGAGAAGGAGAAGAAACAGGGATTCGTGGTGGCTGTGATGGGGGATGGAACAAACGACGCTCCCGCCTTAGCAAGAGCCGATGTCGGCGTT harbors:
- a CDS encoding DUF4234 domain-containing protein gives rise to the protein MSSDRERIEALLKKAEEISGESKRTDYKMPIILPFIPAILAVIAMILMLFGFFYYFPNPGHIYYAVSIYQDIPPNGMVIYPFREIGYGILLIAVLMYFYVVYKWIKRRNDHFARTLSFYENIAEAADILKFKRAYSIKSRFNELKEVDSNTKSAIANAILIIVPFYIFYVFHFLNKDFYKHSEKEKLLLSELFDEIKEKIPSFTRKAEEFAIVPDRSTFLYIILYLISSGLFGIYWVYTLTNDPNKHFESHELIEKELITALREISSKQ
- a CDS encoding type II/IV secretion system ATPase subunit yields the protein MEERTRGSELFGKLKEFFEKREKKLRLLSSSHSFPEIAGNSVSSYDIGAFRVSIVESGSNFAYVVKPLKNVEDLRQRIEEKLEEIILLMKRGNDIADIISAVLKIERERIPDAIYVLRNAVGYGKLQAILDDPYILDLSVEGPGQIWVRHSLVEMLRPEQDFVPTNIIFNSNEEIVMMQQVIATKCNTFISTSNPILDSQLPPKDGGHRVHLVFPTVSHQRPEIVIRKRLPMPPSIEQYIEMKVMPRAVAELLRLVLNARGSVIVAGPPGSGKTTVMRSLLYHSVPKTWKVMVIEDTGEIDPPQGSPWTRYTTFELGSVKVDLFDLAKASLRASGTRLIVVGETRGQEARVLAQAMMVGLGALTSFHGSSPEEVSTRLMSPPINLAPSQVGMFHFVAIMGFGDKPRRQLKLLAELKYDPLSQNVVSKTIWDRDKDGMEISLETLISRSEKIEELEMRLEKPFQALNRKVKDEEESKMFENLLEGRSL
- a CDS encoding HAD-IC family P-type ATPase — protein: MKKFDVNWNTVLLDSVKRLSPLYLLGKSPIMFIVELGAIFELPLLLSPSKQFSAWFYLAVFIILFMTVWFSTFSESLSEQEAKARVDYLKQFEEIVIAHKLVGEKRVDVRSSELKMGDYVVVEQNEVIPQDGFVVEGEASVDESMLTGESEPVFKGKGDKVISGTKVVAGRIVVEVAAEPGKSYLDKMIALIAGAKRSRMQSEVMLSILLLGLSLIFLIVVSSLYFILGSFGSYPESSLMISLLVALMPTTIGGLLPAIGISGVLRLAEHNIIAKSGRAVEAAGDADVVIFDKTGTITEGSRSAVEFIPLDGFTERDVAIVAYLSAIGDSTHEAKSIIQLAEEKGGIPAKFLMEEAKVASKVLYTPSRRYSSITLSWKGSKNQLSPQEISSLSRIEKKMLVMRDFGEDVTIIKGAPDAVLKLLNIDRDPVVEDIIKRVGARGDTPILIALNDRLIGFAVLRDKLKKGIKERIRELNLMGIKTIMITGDNPYTAANVANEAGIEGFYAQAKPEDKLMLVEKEKKQGFVVAVMGDGTNDAPALARADVGVAMHTGTAPAKEAANMIDLDSNPSRIVDIIKLGKSILTTRGALTTFSIMNDIAKYFTILPFIISTIMPGVSFLNFLNLYNTVTAVLATMIFNAIIIPMLIPLALRGAGFKVSSFRELLIRNLSIYGVTGAIIPFIAIKLLDTLMAYALYGVWWW
- a CDS encoding potassium-transporting ATPase subunit KdpA produces the protein MIQVLISYWLAIFIAVSLLGYELSRLLKKMVLEWNFEPPKLLKKVFDVLDIIGLGSSSEKSFLKYIADAFLLNFILIAIDTIMLMKQSLFFGGPDLPWDLALNTAVSFVTNTNLQHYAGEISLTNMAQCVVIGTTMFIAPATGIAVSLAFMRSLKGLQAGNFYRDLVMVTFFLLLPISIIAAVILASLGVPQTFEDHVAFENPYAGSFIMRLGPIASFEAIKLLGTNGGGFFGANSAHPFENPNGLSNFIESVLMLLIPTSLLFTFGRIFGKKRGLSMFAIAYALAFMIIGVAVMNRVPALSYLAEPRLGYEGALAFNTASLLSDTGATASSLFAMRPSAIASFLIAMFIQSVPGADGVGLLYLLVYIFIIIFIGSLMIGKTPKFLNMGISPKVVKYSTIVFLIHPTIILVPTAIALLTKQYLSFASSLNPQVYTMVLYEFTSAAANNGSGYLGTMGNTAFWNVSTAIVMFLGRYLPLGLFLLIAQDLHRCKRGVADEPVKTQGGLFIVFSVVMIIILTALTFFPFIVIGPMLMGG
- a CDS encoding SDR family NAD(P)-dependent oxidoreductase; amino-acid sequence: MSLKNKISLVTGGGSGIGKAIAEKLSSMGSTVIIFDVSEQSGSSVAKQINDEGGNAHFFKVDVSQ